A section of the Kluyveromyces lactis strain NRRL Y-1140 chromosome F complete sequence genome encodes:
- the PMT2 gene encoding dolichyl-phosphate-mannose-protein mannosyltransferase PMT2 (similar to uniprot|P31382 Saccharomyces cerevisiae YAL023C PMT2 Transfers mannosyl residues from dolichyl phosphate-D-mannose to seryl and threonyl residues in proteins acts in complex with Pmt1p dolichyl phosphate-D-mannose:protein O-D-mannosyltransferase): MSASLSGDELQSSLRHRGKDVVEEVEVLPEAEDLSKQKHVNESPLLKLESILMPIIFTGLAFFIRMYKIGANDHVVWDEAHFGKFGSYYLRHEFYHDVHPPLGKMLVGFSGYLAGYNGSWDFPSGEQYPEYIDFVKMRLFNALFSALCVPVAYFTAKSIGFSLPTVWLFTTLVLFENSYTTLGRFILLDSMLLFFTVLSMFCFVKFHNVRSKPFTKKWWKWLFYTGFSLGCTISVKMVGLLIITMVGIYTVVDLWNMLADTKMSKKVYAAHWASRFVFLILVPFAVFLACFKIHFDLLSHSGTGDANMPSLFQANLIGSDVGEGPRDVALGSSEITIKNQALGGGLLHSHIQTYPEGSQQQQVTTYGHKDSNNVWTFDRQRFSAPYDKNETETEFVTDGARYRLVHLNTGRNLHTHPHRAPVQANAWEVSGYGDAKVGDPKDDWIIEIVDQKGPEDETKLHPLTSSFRLKNAEMGCYLSQTGNTLPQWGFRQNEVACVKNPFKRDKRTWWNIETNVNEKLPPRPENFKYPKTSFIKDFIHLNLAMMATNNALVPNAEKLDKLASSAWQWPTLNVGIRLCGWGEQNIKYFLIGSPASTWPSTIAVLAFMVLVAVYLIRWQRQYSDLTNPEDINLFLMGGIYPLLAWGLHFVPFIIMSRVTYVHHYLPALYFALLVLAYLFEISMKKWNKSKCGKVMRYTIYGSYMAIVIYGFYYFAPISFGMSGPSTDYEYLNWLSTWTISD; this comes from the coding sequence ATGTCAGCATCATTATCTGGAGACGAGTTGCAGAGCAGCTTGAGACACAGAGGCAAAGATGTTGTTGAGgaagttgaagttttgcctgaagctgaagatctttcaaagcagAAGCATGTCAACGAAAGTCCATTGTTGAAACTGGAGTCAATTTTGATGCCAATTATCTTTACAGGTCTTGCCTTTTTCATCAGAATGTACAAGATCGGCGCTAATGACCATGTTGTTTGGGATGAGGCACATTTCGGTAAGTTTGGATCTTACTATTTAAGACACGAATTCTATCATGATGTGCATCCACCACTGGGTAAGATGTTGGTCGGTTTTTCCGGTTACTTGGCCGGTTACAACGGTTCATGGGATTTCCCGTCTGGTGAGCAATACCCAGAGTACATTGATTTTGTCAAGATGAGATTATTCAATGCTCTGTTTTCTGCATTATGTGTTCCAGTTGCTTATTTCACTGCTAAGTCAATTGGCTTCTCGTTACCAACCGTTTGGTTGTTTACTACCttagttttatttgaaaactCTTACACCACGCTAGGCAGATTTATTCTATTAGATTCGATGCTTTTGTTCTTCACTGTATTGTCCATGTTTTGTTTCGTGAAGTTCCACAACGTTAGATCTAAACCGTTCACTAAAAAGTGGTGGAAATGGTTATTCTACACTGGGTTCTCTCTTGGTTGTACCATCTCTGTTAAGATGGTCGGTCTGTTGATCATTACTATGGTGGGTATCTACACAGTGGTTGATCTATGGAACATGTTGGCAGATACTAAGATGTCAAAAAAGGTATACGCTGCTCACTGGGCTTCCAGATTTGTGTTTTTAATCTTGGTTCCATTTGCCGTATTTTTAGCATGTTTCAAGATCCATTTCGATCTTTTGTCCCATTCTGGTACTGGTGATGCTAATATGCCATCCTTGTTCCAAGCAAACTTGATTGGTTCCGATGTTGGTGAAGGGCCACGTGACGTCGCTTTAGGTTCATCTGAAATTACTATCAAGAACCAGGCCCTAGGAGGTGGTCTATTGCACTCTCATATCCAGACCTATCCAGAAGGTTCtcagcaacaacaagtTACCACATATGGCCACAAAGATAGTAATAACGTCTGGACGTTTGACAGACAAAGATTCAGCGCACCATATGACAAAAACGAAACAGAAACTGAGTTTGTCACCGATGGTGCTAGATACCGTTTAGTTCATCTCAACACAGGAAGAAATTTACACACCCATCCTCATAGAGCCCCTGTTCAAGCCAATGCTTGGGAAGTTTCCGGTTACGGTGATGCTAAGGTTGGTGATCCAAAGGATGACTGGATCATCGAAATCGTTGACCAAAAGGGTCCTGAAGACGAAACAAAATTACATCCAttgacttcttctttcagaTTGAAAAATGCGGAAATGGGTTGCTACCTATCTCAAACAGGAAACACTTTGCCACAATGGGGTTTTAGACAAAATGAAGTCGCTTGTGTTAAGAATCCTTTCAAGAGAGACAAGAGAACTTGGTGGAATATTGAAACGAACGTCAACGAAAAATTACCTCCAAGACctgaaaacttcaaataCCCAAAGACtagtttcatcaaagatttTATTCATCTGAACTTGGCTATGATGGCTACCAACAACGCATTGGTTCCAAATGCTGAAAAGTTGGACAAATTAGCATCTTCCGCTTGGCAATGGCCAACTCTAAATGTCGGTATCAGACTTTGTGGATGGGGTGAACAGAAcatcaaatatttcttaATTGGTTCACCAGCTTCTACCTGGCCATCTACTATCGCCGTTCTAGCATTTATGGTTTTGGTTGCCGTGTACTTGATTAGATGGCAACGTCAATACTCTGACCTAACAAATCCAGAAGATATTAATTTATTCTTGATGGGTGGTATCTATCCATTGTTGGCTTGGGGCTTGCACTTTGTTCCATTTATTATCATGAGTAGAGTTACTTACGTCCACCATTACTTGCCAGCATTATACTTCGCTTTATTAGTGTTGGCATACTTGTTCGAAATCtcgatgaagaaatggaacaaatctAAGTGCGGAAAGGTAATGAGATACACCATTTATGGCTCATACATGGCTATCGTAATTTATGGCTTCTACTACTTTGCCCCAATTTCTTTCGGTATGTCCGGTCCAAGCACCGATTACGAATACCTAAACTGGTTATCAACCTGGACTATCTCAGATTGA
- the FUN26 gene encoding nucleoside transmembrane transporter FUN26 (similar to uniprot|P31381 Saccharomyces cerevisiae YAL022C FUN26 Nucleoside transporter with broad nucleoside selectivity localized to intracellular membranes) → MELEENDETPITGTALNDPISQIQTKDLSKESTYIKLTDTNYLAFFLIGIALLWPWNSFLSASLYFQHDVFQDTSVYARIYISTMMTVSTISSVLSNIILSKIQHHYTERIVSGLFFEIIVFTSLCGVVLFHRWLSHLLSFIMIMFLVLVSSVATALSQTGVMAMANVFGPEYNHAVMVGQAVAGVLPSLVLFMVSIFNQKQEQTATGINLYFLSTSVMSFASIVAYKKSDIPIIGGDMAQRTADEPKVYVPFKVLFLKLRYLVLSIFTIFCVTLIFPVFASNTYVVRFPLRNSEFIPFIFMLWNIGDLVGRIIAEHTFNSKMLTPRKIFIYSQLRILMVAVFFLFNVRNIRKNSHLGVFLDLSYSFWQFMFGLTNGLLASCSFMNVGRSLDTEDERKAAGGITNVFLSIGLASGSVISYLFAYIISQM, encoded by the coding sequence ATGGAACTAGAAGAAAATGACGAAACTCCAATAACGGGAACTGCATTAAATGATCCTATTTCCCAAATACAAACCAAGGACCTTTCCAAAGAATCTACATACATCAAGCTTACTGATACTAATTATCTTGCATTTTTCCTTATCGGTATTGCATTACTTTGGCCGTGGAACTCATTCTTAAGTGCGTCATTATATTTCCAGCATGATGTATTTCAAGACACGTCGGTGTATGCAAGGATTTACATCAGTACCATGATGACAGTTAGTACGATATCATCGGTACTGTCTAACATAATTTTATCCAAAATTCAACATCATTACACTGAAAGAATTGTTAGTGGATTGTTCTTCGAAATTATTGTATTTACTTCATTATGTGGTGTGGTACTATTCCATCGTTGGTTATCCCACTTACTGTCATTCATCATGATTATGTTTCTAGTGCTTGTCAGTTCCGTTGCAACTGCACTCTCTCAAACCGGTGTCATGGCTATGGCTAACGTTTTCGGACCAGAATACAATCATGCAGTGATGGTGGGACAAGCCGTCGCAGGGGTACTACCGTCGCTAGTGCTCTTCATGGTCTCGATCTTCAATCAAAAACAGGAACAAACAGCGACAGGTATCAATCTATATTTCTTATCCACTAGTGTCATGTCGTTTGCATCCATCGTGGCATATAAAAAAAGTGATATACCTATCATTGGAGGAGATATGGCTCAGCGGACAGCTGATGAGCCTAAGGTTTACGTCCCATTCAAAGTGCTTTTCCTGAAATTAAGGTACCTTGTGCTCTCTATATTTACCATCTTCTGCGTTACGTTAATTTTCCCAGTATTTGCATCAAACACGTACGTGGTAAGATTCCCGTTAAGGAATTCTGAATTCATTCCATTCATATTCATGCTTTGGAACATTGGCGATTTAGTTGGAAGAATCATCGCAGAACATactttcaattccaaaatgCTAACTCCACGTAAGATATTCATCTACTCTCAGCTACGTATCCTAATGGTTGCGGTGTTTTTCCTATTCAACGTAAGAAACATTAGAAAGAATTCACATCTTGGTGTGTTTCTCGATCTATCCTACAGTTTCTGGCAATTCATGTTTGGATTGACCAACGGACTCTTGGCGAGCTGTAGTTTCATGAACGTCGGCAGATCATTAGATACAGAAGACGAAAGAAAAGCCGCAGGAGGCATTACCAATGTGTTTTTGTCAATCGGTCTAGCGTCTGGCAGTGTTATCAGTTACTTATTTGCATATATCATTTCACAGATGTAA
- the CCR4 gene encoding CCR4-NOT core exoribonuclease subunit CCR4 (similar to uniprot|P31384 Saccharomyces cerevisiae YAL021C CCR4 Component of the CCR4-NOT transcriptional complex which is involved in regulation of gene expression component of the major cytoplasmic deadenylase which is involved in mRNA poly(A) tail shortening): MNYPPPLSGFQKPAGQAVPQMVGTPQAVTQQLHQHPPGLMGNQGNQHQPAQLNNVLPMMMNQVQNVITGGAGGPQQAVGPPNVGTPNAAQAALVAQQLSNANNPLCHPHLADPSLLNSPIWKLQLQLAAVSRQSLGQSNVYARQNAMKKFLNNQNQLGLSTNGQDGVQSQQQQGQQQQPSQSGQQQGQQPLGNDASMSLVEHTKQHLMEMASSGNEATASAVNVNSDLNSTGFSTPNTPKAELHPNTPSLLLQHKKLSQYNIDEDDEIEHRMVAPTNSKHDDQLWHALDLSNLALFNLNEKLFHYEFLTRLYLNGNSLTSLPSSIKKLRNLRVLDLSHNRLTELPKELGMCYQLKYLYFFDNMITTIPWEFGNLFNLQFLGLEGNPLDKQLVKIIAEKSVTGLIFYLRDNAPEIPYAKDRKFIEISADGEPTNEYESLQENTNHMNNTLLKNSFTLLSYNTLCHHYATPKMYRFTPSWALSWDYRREKLKEQLLDFDTDVICLQEVETLTYEEYWVPLMEKYNYSCLFHAKTRAKTMHAKDSKKVDGCAIFYKKDQFQLVFQDSIDFSSAWRSHKKFHRTEDYLNRAMNKDNVALIAELKHLNTNENVWVVTTHLHWDPQFNDVKTFQVGVMLDYLETLIKQHHHVNNNNDIKKIPMVICGDFNSQLDSAVVELFNSGHVTANHKDIDQRDFGYMSQKNFSHNLSLRSSYGAIGELPFTNMTPSFTDVIDYIWYSSQSLRVRGLLGKIDEEYASKFIGFPNDKFPSDHIPLVTRFEISRGNATQTSSRKV, encoded by the coding sequence ATGAATTATCCGCCTCCCTTGTCAGGATTCCAGAAACCTGCTGGGCAAGCGGTGCCTCAGATGGTGGGTACGCCGCAAGCTGTTACTCAGCAGCTTCACCAGCATCCGCCAGGTTTGATGGGAAATCAAGGAAACCAACATCAGCCGGCCCAACTAAACAATGTCCTTCCTATGATGATGAACCAGGTTCAGAATGTGATAACTGGCGGTGCAGGGGGACCACAGCAAGCTGTGGGTCCTCCTAATGTTGGAACACCTAATGCAGCCCAGGCTGCGTTAGTGGCTCAGCAATTGTCCAATGCTAATAATCCGTTATGCCATCCACATTTAGCGGACCCCTCGTTGTTGAATTCACCAATTTGGAAGTTACAGCTTCAATTGGCTGCAGTTTCCAGACAGTCTTTGGGTCAATCGAATGTGTATGCTAGACAAAACGCCATGAAGAAGTTCTTaaataatcaaaatcagTTGGGACTGTCTACTAATGGCCAAGATGGCGTTCAGtcacaacagcagcagggccagcaacaacaaccaaGTCAATCTGGTCAGCAACAAGGTCAGCAACCTTTAGGTAATGACGCATCCATGTCTTTAGTCGAGCACACTAAACAACATCTTATGGAGATGGCCTCATCCGGTAATGAAGCTACTGCATCTGCTGTTAATGTCAATTCTGATCTAAACTCTACAGGGTTCTCAACTCCGAATACTCCAAAAGCAGAGCTTCATCCAAATACACCTTCTCTACTTCTGCAACACAAGAAGCTGTCTCAATATAATATCGACGAAGAcgatgaaattgaacatCGCATGGTAGCTCCAACGAACTCTAAACATGATGATCAATTATGGCACGCGTTAGACCTTTCCAACTTGGCCCTTTTCAATCTTAACGAAAAACTGTTCCATTACGAATTTTTGACACGTTTATATTTAAATGGTAATAGCCTTACTTCATTACCCTCTTCCATCAAAAAACTCAGAAATCTAAGAGTGTTAGACTTGTCTCATAATAGGTTGACAGAACTACCAAAAGAGTTAGGTATGTGCTATcagttgaaatatttatatttctttgacAATATGATCACAACAATCCCCTGGGAATTTGGTAATTTGTTTAACTTGCAGTTTTTGGGTTTGGAGGGCAATCCTCTTGATAAACAACTCGTGAAAATTATAGCTGAAAAGTCTGTCACTGGATTAATCTTTTACCTCAGAGATAATGCGCCTGAAATCCCATATGCCAAGGATAGaaaatttattgaaatatcagCTGATGGCGAGCCAACTAACGAATACGAGTCATTACAAGAGAATACAAATCACATGAACAATActttattgaagaatagCTTCACATTGTTATCTTACAATACGTTGTGTCATCATTATGCTACTCCAAAGATGTACCGTTTCACTCCATCTTGGGCGTTAAGCTGGGATtacagaagagaaaagttgaaagaaCAGTTACTAGATTTTGACACAGATGTTATATGTTTGCAAGAAGTTGAAACTTTAACATATGAGGAATATTGGGTTCCTCTTATGGAAAAATATAACTATAGTTGCTTGTTCCACGCTAAGACCAGAGCCAAGACAATGCACGCCAAGGATTCCAAAAAGGTCGATGGTTGTGCTATTTTCTACAAGAAGGATCAATTCCAATTGGTCTTCCaagattcaattgattttaGTTCTGCTTGGAGAAGCCATAAAAAATTCCATCGTACAGAAGATTATTTGAATCGTGCTATGAATAAGGACAATGTTGCGCTAATCGCAGAACTAAAGCATTTGAATACAAACGAAAATGTGTGGGTGGTCACTACTCATTTACATTGGGATCCACAATTTAATGATGTTAAAACTTTCCAAGTTGGCGTGATGCTGGACTATTTAGAGACTTTAATCAAACAGCACCACCATGTaaacaataacaatgaCATAAAGAAGATTCCTATGGTCATCTGTGGTGATTTTAACTCCCAATTAGACTCTGCTGTTGTAGAATTATTCAACAGTGGTCACGTCACGGCAAACCATAAAGATATTGATCAAAGAGATTTCGGTTATATGTCACAGAAGAATTTCTCGCATAATTTGTCGCTCAGATCAAGTTACGGCGCCATTGGTGAACTACCATTCACAAATATGACACCCTCCTTCACCGACGTCATCGATTATATCTGGTATTCCTCTCAATCACTACGTGTTCGCGGATTACTAGGGAAGATCGACGAGGAGTATGCATCCAAGTTTATTGGGTTCCCTAACGATAAGTTCCCAAGTGACCACATCCCTCTTGTCacaagatttgaaatttcaagGGGTAACGCCACCCAAACATCCAGCAGGAAAGTGTAA
- the ATS1 gene encoding Ats1p (similar to uniprot|P31386 Saccharomyces cerevisiae YAL020C ATS1 Protein with a potential role in regulatory interactions between microtubules and the cell cycle as suggested by genetic and physical interactions with Nap1p and genetic interactions with TUB1) — protein MASYELLCFGSNGNGQLGVGHDEDLMLPQLSFQSDGVGIKKVSCGGNHSLLLLEDGSLYWCGDNSSGQCASSDIKISLEWIPIPGKFLDIACGWEVTIVIDEDGWVKTRGRGDKGELGVPRLKHSTEWIDLFRCEDPKGSRCYATFQHCVVVVPEKIYGWGNNRKLQVCDDSALKIIEEPKVIYEGDTSDIEMALGKDFTCVLSRTENKLIIKGSLAKELPELISQLSHDFGSIAKIDSMWSSLHILTGERKLISIGRGSHGQFLEEPLPSETLDFVTGSEHGVVTTADMKVYCWGWGEHGNCGSLFKTETNPINDKSNVISPLNMIGKYEKVVSIFGGCATTWLVLVT, from the coding sequence ATGGCAAGTTACGAATTACTATGTTTTGGTTCCAATGGGAATGGCCAATTGGGTGTAGGACACGATGAGGACTTGATGCTGCCTCAATTGAGCTTTCAAAGTGATGGTGTTGGTATTAAAAAAGTGTCATGTGGGGGCAACCATTCGCTACTATTATTAGAAGATGGGTCGTTGTATTGGTGTGGCGATAACTCTTCTGGTCAATGCGCTTCCAGTGACATTAAAATAAGTCTCGAATGGATCCCTATTCCAGGGAAATTTCTCGATATTGCATGTGGTTGGGAAGTTACTATAGTTATTGATGAGGATGGCTGGGTTAAAACCCGTGGAAGGGGTGATAAAGGCGAATTAGGGGTACCTAGGTTGAAACACAGTACAGAATGGATTGATCTGTTCCGATGTGAAGATCCAAAAGGCTCCCGATGTTATGCAACTTTCCAGCATTGCGTAGTGGTTGTTCCGGAGAAGATATACGGATGGGGCAATAATAGGAAGCTACAAGTGTGTGACGACTCAGCCTTGAAAATCATTGAGGAACCAAAGGTGATTTATGAGGGGGATACGTCTGATATCGAGATGGCTTTAGGAAAGGACTTTACCTGTGTACTTTCCAGAACTGAAAATAAATTAATTATAAAAGGGTCATTAGCAAAAGAACTTCCCGAATTGATATCACAGTTGTCGCATGATTTCGGATCAATTGCCAAGATTGACTCTATGTGGTCCTCGTTACACATTCTTACTGGTGAACGAAAGCTTATATCCATTGGACGAGGTTCTCATGGCCagtttttggaagaacCTCTGCCTTCAGAAACTCTGGATTTTGTTACTGGTAGTGAGCATGGGGTAGTAACTACTGCTGACATGAAAGTATATTGTTGGGGCTGGGGAGAGCACGGTAATTGTGGGTCTTTATTCAAGACAGAGACAAATCCGATCAATGACAAGAGTAACGTTATCAGCCCCCTTAATATGATAGGAAAATACGAAAAAGTTGTTAGCATCTTCGGAGGATGTGCGACCACATGGTTAGTGTTGGTTACGTGA
- the STD1 gene encoding Std1p (similar to uniprot|P35198 Saccharomyces cerevisiae YDR277C MTH1 Negative regulator of the glucose-sensing signal transduction pathway required for repression of transcription by Rgt1p interacts with Rgt1p and the Snf3p and Rgt2p glucose sensors phosphorylated by Yck1p triggering Mth1p degradation) yields the protein MFVSPPPTSATNLLPGVLAKRKTNDLATIPEGKSSSSHSLPQDQPMLSNNGKKDFVNAPPEFANRARDEIKRRLLQKRSGSTGGARSLHSYRSNASSSRQDYGSDAASIITGLTMSSGTGSSIFSSPSFNTISTQLTDASSVIDQQDSKPLTLTLEQALPTIFYDMYSPDILMNPQNLMSNGRPNFTKRELLDWDINDIRSLLIIESLRPEWNGKLPTIAFNQLQGNNGTEPSIPEFRFQLLPLNSPDEFIISTLVSSDLYIEANLDYEFKLTSAKYTVNSARKRHEELIGHHEPVMQLSKPEWRNIIENYLLNIVVEAQCRFDFKKACSEYKKWKLDQLKQQALQQNMILQQQNTVKKPNMPPPSIIPKKSKNSLLRRALLRNSQIKIEEQLELEQQQALQQQQQQAPVPLVEVPTKVSLTKDEKSMVWSHCQLQVYQRLGLDWTPDNVSANRIQS from the coding sequence ATGTTTGTCTCACCTCCGCCCACATCGGCCACAAATCTATTACCTGGGGTACTCGCAAAAAGGAAAACCAATGACCTAGCTACGATACCAGAAGGTAAGAGTAGCAGTTCGCATAGTCTACCACAGGATCAACCCATGCTTAGTAACAATGGAAAGAAGGATTTTGTCAATGCCCCTCCAGAGTTTGCCAATAGAGCTCGTGATGAGATTAAGAGACGGCTATTACAGAAACGTTCAGGATCAACTGGTGGCGCCAGGTCATTACATTCATACCGCAGTAAtgcatcatcttcaagaCAAGATTATGGATCGGATGCGGCGTCCATTATTACTGGGCTGACGATGTCATCAGGGACAGGTTCCTCGATTTTCTCGTCACCCTCTTTCAATACAATTTCTACGCAACTTACTGATGCGTCATCTGTGATAGATCAACAGGACTCGAAACCTTTGACACTTACACTAGAGCAAGCTTTACCAACAATATTCTACGACATGTACAGCCCagatattttgatgaaTCCTCAAAATTTGATGAGCAACGGAAGGCCGAACTTTACTAAGAGAGAACTTTTAGATTGGGATATTAATGATATAAGGTCGTTACTCATAATAGAGTCCTTGAGGCCCGAATGGAACGGGAAACTTCCTACCATAGCATTCAATCAACTGCAGGGTAACAATGGTACGGAACCATCTATTCCTGAGTTCAGGTTCCAGTTATTACCACTGAATTCCCCAGATGAATTCATCATATCGACGTTGGTAAGTTCTGATCTTTATATCGAAGCTAATCTTGACTACGAGTTTAAGCTAACCAGTGCCAAATATACAGTCAATTCAGCTAGGAAAAGACACGAAGAGCTAATAGGCCATCACGAACCAGTCATGCAACTATCGAAGCCTGAATGGAGAAACATTATAGAGAACTACTTACTTAACATTGTAGTTGAGGCACAATGTagatttgatttcaagaaggCTTGTTCTGAGTACAAAAAATGGAAGTTAGATCAACTGAAACAACAAGCTCTCCAACAAAACATGATTCTTCAGCAGCAAAATACTGTAAAGAAACCTAATATGCCACCTCCATCAATAATACCGAAGAAGTCTAAGAATTCGCTGCTCAGAAGGGCACTACTAAGAAACTCTCAAATCAAGATCGAGGAACAATTGGAACTTGAACAGCAACAGGCTttgcaacagcaacaacaacaagctCCTGTGCCATTAGTCGAAGTACCTACGAAAGTGTCTTTAACAAAAGACGAAAAGTCAATGGTCTGGTCCCATTGCCAACTGCAAGTGTACCAAAGACTAGGTTTAGATTGGACACCTGACAATGTCAGTGCAAACAGAATCCAGTCATGA
- the DBP5 gene encoding ATP-dependent RNA helicase DBP5 (similar to uniprot|P20449 Saccharomyces cerevisiae YOR046C DBP5 Cytoplasmic ATP-dependent RNA helicase of the DEAD-box family involved in mRNA export from the nucleus), with protein MAQLSKEASDLMARLNIKEPAKKASEDNDTTSETKVEKEDAKETKAEEPANKVINSEYEVKVNLADLQADANSPLYSVKSFEELGLSEELLKGLYAMKFQKPSKIQEKALPLLIRDPPHNMIAQSQSGTGKTAAFSLTMLTRVDPNVNSTQAICLSPARELARQTLEVIQEMGKFTKTSSQLVVPDSFERNKPITANIVVGTPGTVLDLIRRKMLNLGSIKVFVLDEADNMLDKQGLGDQCIRVKKFLPKTCQLVLFSATFDDGVRQYAKKIIPTAVSLELQKNEVNVSAIKQLFMDCDNEEHKYTILSELYGLLTIGSSIIFVKTKQTANLLYAKLKKEGHQVSILHGDLQSQDRDRLIDDFREGRSKVLITTNVLARGIDIPSVSMVVNYDLPTLPNGQADPSTYVHRIGRTGRFGRTGVAISFIHDKKSFEVLSAIQKYFGDIEITKVPTDDLDEMETIVKKALKA; from the coding sequence ATGGCACAGCTAAGCAAAGAAGCCAGTGATTTGATGGCTCGTTTGAACATCAAAGAACCTGCAAAAAAGGCATCTGAGGACAATGACACAACATCTGAAACTAAGGTTGAGAAGGAAGATGCTAAAGAGACTAAAGCTGAAGAACCAGCAAACAAGGTTATTAACTCTGAATACGAAGTGAAGGTTAATCTTGCCGATTTGCAGGCAGATGCAAACTCACCATTGTATAGTGTAAAGTCTTTTGAAGAGCTTGGTCTATCTGAGGAGCTTTTGAAAGGGTTGTATGCAATGAAGTTCCAAAAGCCATCTAAGATTCAAGAGAAAGCTTTACCATTATTGATTAGAGATCCTCCACATAACATGATTGCACAATCACAATCTGGTACGGGTAAGACGGCAGCATTTTCATTGACAATGTTGACTCGTGTAGATCCAAATGTCAATTCAACACAGGCCATCTGTCTATCACCAGCGAGAGAATTGGCTAGACAAACTTTAGAAGTTATCCAAGAAATGGGTAAATTTACTAAGACTTCTTCACAATTAGTGGTTCCGGATTCAttcgaaagaaataagCCGATAACTGCAAACATAGTTGTCGGTACACCTGGTACAGTTCTCGATTTGATTCGTAGAAAAATGTTAAACTTGGGATCAATCAAAGTCTTCGTGTTGGATGAAGCAGATAATATGTTAGACAAACAAGGTCTAGGTGATCAATGTATCCGTGTGAAGAAATTTTTACCCAAGACATGTCAATTAGTGTTGTTCTCTGCCACTTTTGATGACGGGGTACGTCAATATGCCAAGAAGATCATCCCAACTGCAGTTTCTTTagaattacaaaagaaTGAGGTCAACGTTAGTGCCATCAAACAATTGTTCATGGACTGTGACAACGAAGAACACAAATACACAATATTATCTGAACTTTATGGTCTATTAACCATTGGTTCTTCCATTATTTTCGTGAAAACAAAGCAAACTGCCAACTTGCTATATGCAAAACTTAAAAAGGAGGGCCACCAGGTATCAATCTTGCATGGTGACTTACAAAGTCAAGATAGAGATAGATTGATCGATGACTTCAGAGAGGGTAGATCCAAGGTCTTGATCACAACAAACGTTTTAGCTCGTGGTATCGACATACCATCCGTTTCCATGGTCGTCAATTACGATCTCCCTACACTACCTAATGGACAAGCAGACCCTTCAACCTATGTTCATAGAATCGGTCGTACCGGTAGATTTGGCCGTACCGGTGTGGctatttcattcattcacGACAAGAAATCGTTCGAAGTACTATCGGCTATACAAAAGTACTTTGGTGATATCGAAATTACTAAAGTCCCAACCGATGATCTGGATGAAATGGAAACCATCGTTAAAAAAGCTTTAAAGGCCTAG